A region from the Salifodinibacter halophilus genome encodes:
- the nuoH gene encoding NADH-quinone oxidoreductase subunit NuoH, whose amino-acid sequence MILGVPTDTFVNALLKGVETIVILFAVVIAAALLIWVERRLLGLWQDRYGPNRVGPFGILQVAADMIKIFFKEDWIPPFADKPVFIIAPAVILLTSLMTFAVVPFTATIGVVDLNIGLLFMLAMSSLGVYSVILGGWASDNKYAMLGGLRTAAQMISYEVFMGLALLGVVMLAGSFNLHTIVESQAGLWNVVTQFPSFVIFLIAGCAEIHRAPFDLPEAEQELTAGYHTEYSGMKFGMFFVGEYLGIVLISSLITVLFFGGWLGPVLPGIVWFLIKTGFFILFFVLLRAATVRPRYDQLMSFGWKILLPIALANVAITSAVVVATS is encoded by the coding sequence ATGATTCTGGGGGTCCCAACTGATACATTCGTCAACGCCCTACTGAAGGGTGTGGAGACCATCGTCATCCTGTTCGCGGTGGTCATCGCCGCCGCGCTCCTGATTTGGGTCGAACGCCGACTGCTCGGCCTCTGGCAGGACCGCTACGGCCCCAATCGGGTCGGGCCCTTCGGCATCCTTCAAGTAGCCGCGGACATGATCAAGATCTTCTTCAAGGAAGACTGGATCCCACCGTTCGCCGACAAGCCCGTATTCATCATCGCGCCGGCGGTCATCCTGTTGACCTCCCTCATGACCTTTGCCGTGGTGCCATTCACCGCAACCATCGGCGTAGTCGATCTCAACATCGGCCTGCTGTTCATGCTGGCGATGAGCTCGCTCGGGGTCTACTCAGTGATTCTGGGCGGCTGGGCGTCGGACAACAAATACGCCATGCTGGGCGGCCTGCGTACCGCCGCGCAGATGATTTCCTACGAAGTATTCATGGGGTTGGCACTGCTCGGCGTCGTCATGCTCGCGGGCAGCTTCAATCTGCACACCATCGTCGAATCACAGGCCGGCCTCTGGAACGTGGTCACCCAATTCCCGTCATTCGTGATCTTTCTGATCGCCGGTTGCGCCGAAATCCACCGCGCACCGTTCGACCTGCCCGAAGCCGAGCAGGAACTGACGGCCGGTTACCACACTGAGTACTCCGGCATGAAGTTCGGCATGTTCTTCGTCGGTGAATATCTCGGTATCGTGCTTATATCCAGCCTGATCACCGTGCTCTTTTTCGGTGGCTGGCTCGGTCCGGTATTGCCCGGCATCGTCTGGTTCTTGATCAAGACCGGCTTTTTCATCCTCTTTTTCGTCTTACTGCGCGCGGCGACCGTTCGGCCGCGCTACGACCAGCTGATGAGCTTCGGCTGGAAAATTCTGCTACCGATCGCATTGGCCAACGTGGCCATAACCAGCGCGGTCGTGGTTGCTACGTCGTAG
- the nuoI gene encoding NADH-quinone oxidoreductase subunit NuoI, which yields MLSILRTIWMIFLHSFRKRDTVLYPEEKPYLPPRYRGRIVLTRDPDGAERCVACNLCSVACPVDCISVIKGEDESGRWYPDTFQINFSRCIYCGYCEEACPTYAIQLTPDFEMGEFDRQKMVYEKSDLTISGVGKRPGYNFYRVAGMAVGGKDKGEAENEAEPVDVKTLLP from the coding sequence ATGCTAAGTATTCTGCGCACGATCTGGATGATCTTCCTGCACAGCTTTCGCAAGCGCGATACCGTTTTGTATCCGGAAGAAAAACCATACTTGCCACCGCGCTATCGGGGACGGATTGTATTGACACGCGATCCGGATGGCGCCGAGCGCTGTGTTGCCTGCAATCTGTGTTCGGTCGCCTGCCCGGTCGACTGCATCAGTGTGATCAAGGGCGAGGACGAAAGCGGACGCTGGTATCCGGATACCTTCCAGATCAACTTCTCACGCTGTATCTACTGCGGTTACTGTGAAGAAGCCTGCCCGACCTACGCCATCCAACTCACGCCCGACTTCGAGATGGGCGAATTCGACCGCCAAAAGATGGTTTACGAGAAATCCGATCTGACCATCAGCGGCGTCGGCAAGCGGCCGGGCTACAACTTTTACCGGGTTGCCGGCATGGCCGTCGGCGGCAAGGACAAGGGCGAAGCCGAAAACGAAGCCGAACCCGTCGACGTCAAAACACTGCTGCCCTGA